A DNA window from Bradyrhizobium barranii subsp. barranii contains the following coding sequences:
- a CDS encoding ArsC family reductase → MPNIIYGIKNCDTMKKARAWLDTHGVAYEFHDYKAAGVEKDKLKQWSDKAGWETLLNRAGTTFKKLPDSDKEGLTEKKALALMLTQPSMIKRPVLEVGGKLLVGFKPDIYAKEVKAK, encoded by the coding sequence TTGCCCAACATCATCTACGGCATCAAGAACTGCGACACCATGAAGAAGGCACGCGCCTGGCTCGACACCCATGGCGTCGCCTACGAGTTCCACGACTACAAGGCGGCGGGCGTCGAGAAGGACAAGCTCAAGCAGTGGAGCGACAAGGCTGGCTGGGAGACGCTGCTCAATCGCGCCGGCACGACCTTCAAGAAGCTGCCGGATTCCGACAAGGAAGGCCTCACCGAGAAGAAGGCGCTGGCGCTGATGCTAACGCAACCATCGATGATCAAGCGGCCGGTGCTCGAAGTCGGCGGCAAGCTTCTGGTCGGCTTCAAG
- a CDS encoding tRNA-binding protein translates to MHVTHDPAAAVSPTIDFNSFLAVDIRVGTIVDAKPFPEARKPAWRLWIDFGPAIGVRKSSAQVTENHPLETLVGQQVAAVVNFPPRQIGPVVSEVLTLGFPDAEGKVVLVQPSRPVPNGGRLF, encoded by the coding sequence ATGCACGTCACTCACGATCCCGCCGCGGCCGTGTCGCCAACCATCGACTTCAACAGCTTCCTCGCGGTCGATATCCGCGTCGGCACCATCGTCGATGCAAAACCGTTCCCGGAGGCACGCAAGCCGGCCTGGCGGCTGTGGATCGACTTCGGTCCCGCGATCGGCGTGCGCAAGAGCTCGGCCCAGGTCACCGAAAATCATCCGCTCGAGACGCTGGTGGGGCAGCAGGTCGCGGCCGTCGTGAACTTCCCGCCGCGACAGATCGGCCCGGTCGTCTCCGAGGTGTTGACGCTCGGCTTCCCCGATGCCGAGGGCAAGGTCGTGCTGGTGCAGCCGAGCAGGCCTGTGCCGAACGGCGGACGGCTGTTCTAG
- a CDS encoding TetR/AcrR family transcriptional regulator: protein MPKISDKQREGRRQQILEAALACFAEQGFHQTGMADIVKRSGLSHGAVYLYFQSKDDLIEALADDRHRREAVLNSVAQGSGDPIEGLHALIRVYAQWLTDPAGEARRRVGIHGWAEALRNRRVRTSVVEGIDMPRALIVALVERGQHDGLIKRDLDADAVARVLIAIFQGFVLQKCWGEDFDIEACMKAVGGVIEGFRTTRPDIKRRTRT from the coding sequence ATGCCCAAGATCAGCGACAAGCAACGCGAAGGAAGGCGGCAGCAGATCCTCGAAGCGGCCCTCGCCTGCTTCGCCGAGCAAGGCTTCCACCAGACCGGCATGGCCGACATCGTCAAACGGTCGGGCTTGAGCCACGGCGCGGTCTATCTCTACTTCCAGAGCAAGGACGATTTGATCGAGGCGCTCGCCGACGACCGGCATCGTCGCGAGGCCGTGCTCAACTCGGTGGCGCAGGGATCGGGTGATCCGATCGAAGGACTCCACGCACTGATCCGCGTCTACGCGCAATGGCTCACCGATCCCGCCGGCGAAGCGCGGCGTCGCGTCGGCATCCACGGCTGGGCGGAGGCCCTGCGCAACCGCCGCGTCCGCACCAGCGTCGTCGAAGGCATCGACATGCCGCGCGCGCTGATCGTGGCGCTGGTCGAGCGCGGCCAGCATGACGGCCTGATCAAGCGCGACCTCGACGCCGACGCGGTCGCACGCGTGCTCATCGCGATCTTCCAGGGCTTCGTGCTACAGAAATGCTGGGGCGAGGATTTTGACATCGAGGCCTGCATGAAGGCCGTCGGCGGCGTGATCGAGGGATTTCGCACGACCAGGCCTGACATCAAGCGAC